The genomic window AGCGACGACCGCAGGTACGACTTCTTCTCTCGGGTCGTCCCTCCGGATAGTTTCCAGGCTCAGGCCATGGTGGACATCGTCAAGGCCATGGGCTGGAACTACGTGTCCACGGTGGCGTCGGAGGGCAGCTACGGGGAGAAGGGGGTGGACGCCTTCATGCAGCTCTCCAGAGAAGCAGGTAAGACTGCTGCTGGATTTCCTACACG from Thunnus maccoyii chromosome 3, fThuMac1.1, whole genome shotgun sequence includes these protein-coding regions:
- the LOC121893836 gene encoding metabotropic glutamate receptor 7-like, yielding LLTVLTPTFSCVSLQIPQISYASTAPELSDDRRYDFFSRVVPPDSFQAQAMVDIVKAMGWNYVSTVASEGSYGEKGVDAFMQLSREAGKTAAGFPTRPHKDDGYLIVFS